Proteins from a single region of Weeksella virosa DSM 16922:
- a CDS encoding 2OG-Fe(II) oxygenase gives MKRKEFADLIVEKIEQNKKSIKQQYDQSKDSIGYFWVDDLLPEEWAMQINEKFPTKDKMVLKKSLKEDKYIAVQMNEYDPILEEIIYAFQDKRIVDLIAEICEIKQPFPDSSLYAGGLSMMGKNQFLQPHLDNSHDAKRELWRVLNLLYYVSPGWQEDYGGNLEVWPNGLKNDPITIVSRFNRLAVMATHNDSLHSVSPVRHDGYRKCVSNYYFSKEPLRQTDSFHVTSFRGRPDQKILDQVLQVDNALRMGVRKIFKKGIVENPHIYKKEEE, from the coding sequence ATGAAAAGAAAAGAATTTGCAGATCTGATAGTAGAGAAAATCGAACAAAATAAAAAATCGATCAAACAACAATACGATCAGTCAAAAGATAGCATTGGTTATTTTTGGGTAGATGATTTATTGCCAGAAGAATGGGCTATGCAAATTAACGAAAAATTCCCGACCAAAGATAAAATGGTTTTGAAGAAAAGCTTAAAAGAAGATAAATATATTGCGGTACAAATGAATGAATACGACCCAATATTAGAAGAAATAATATACGCTTTTCAAGATAAACGTATAGTGGATTTGATTGCCGAAATATGCGAAATAAAACAACCTTTTCCCGATAGTTCACTGTATGCAGGAGGTTTATCTATGATGGGGAAAAACCAATTTTTACAACCTCATTTGGATAATTCCCATGACGCAAAACGGGAGTTATGGCGCGTGCTCAATCTCTTGTATTATGTATCGCCAGGTTGGCAAGAAGACTATGGAGGGAATTTAGAAGTGTGGCCAAATGGATTGAAAAATGATCCAATAACAATAGTAAGCCGGTTCAATCGATTAGCGGTAATGGCAACCCATAACGACTCTTTGCATTCGGTCTCTCCAGTGAGGCACGATGGTTATAGGAAGTGTGTATCTAATTATTATTTTTCTAAAGAACCTTTGCGCCAAACCGATTCATTTCATGTAACCTCCTTCAGAGGTAGACCAGATCAGAAGATTTTGGATCAGGTGTTGCAAGTAGATAATGCACTACGGATGGGTGTTCGGAAAATCTTTAAGAAAGGAATCGTAGAAAACCCACATATTTATAAAAAAGAAGAAGAGTAG